GGCACTTACCAGGAAGTTCGAAGTAGAAAAGGAAGGCTAGTAGAGACAAGTGAttagtgttcctgagaaccgcagtatagcctaAGCTATACTGTAACCTGAAATATAATTTTTATCTCTTTTATCACCACTATATATCTATTCACATAACTTGTTGTATTAATCACCCCTAataagataattcttggacaaaccggtagTGTTAAGTAcctttaattcacttaaatcaCTATTTTGACGATTGTTAGTTAATTATTTGTGTATTAAAAGAAACTCATATTAGTAATATAATCTAACGTGCGTCCCTTTTGTCgttacattgaactagtaaggatcgCTGCATGGGCTAATGCTAGGCACTCGCCGTATTAGCaaacgtcccccgaactctcattATCTACTCCACTGGATGTACATTGAGGCATATCCActacagggatcacaagggaacctatgaccGTTGTGATCAAATATGTTCGCCTTTCGGGCaaatcacgataaccgggttttgttagttttcttCATTGTAGttgtaaaactgaatggcgactcctaaagactagtaaaaGAGCCTAACGCCTACAGTTAGTTCTGTTTACTTAATATGATTGCCACATCCCGAGGGGAATGTCGTTCGAGCCATTTTCTTAGGAAAAGTGCGCTAAAAGTACGCTCGTCGGATTTTTCGACCCTTtcatagtggcgactccactggggttATTTCTGGAATAATTTGTGCATGTAGTGTTCGGTGAGGAAGCCTTATAGCAGAAATCGAAAACTATGCCGTAATTATTTCCgtattaagttgggacgacctgaagtaTTGAATGTGACGAACTATTTGAGACAGAACCTATACCAATCTtggcttccttggcatgttaCATCTCagaagttgggaataaggacacCTATCATCCCccccggggggggggggggggtgcacGCGCTCCGAATGTTCTCAACTCGGCACGTTCGCGATGTAGCATATCCACCCAAATAAAATCACTTATCTCCTAGGTCCACTCTCGGTATATCCACTCCAGTGTGTACTTGATAGGCCTTGATAAAATCCGTTCATGAACCCGACTACTTTGATCAAGGCATGTTGGGGAATTGACGATAGATTTGTTACACTTTTGACACCCAGTCTATCGCACTTTAGAGACTCAGCATAAAACTAAATGCGCATCCGTATCTGAATCCATGTTTATTGTTAGTTTCGTGTAGAAGTTTTATTAGCTATATGTCACTAACTAACTAGACACATAGTTTAGAGTCAACAACATTACTAAAGTCAATAAAAAAACGCTTAAAAACGTCGAAAAACGAATAAAAGCTACGAATCGTAAAAACGGAATTAAATATTCAACATCCCTGGAATATGCGCCAGAAAATAGCAGCGCAGACCATGGCAGTGCTACAATTTTCCAGCGCGTCTGTACTGAGCACGAGAAAATTACAGCGCACACTACATGGGAATAACAAGCAAAATCTGACTGGCTAGTACACACGAGTtagtacaaaaaaattcaaaaagaaaattttgattttttttaaaatgacgTCGCCATGATTCCGCGCGCGCACCAGTAAAGTTTCCATCAAAACTGTCTTTTTTAACATTTCGATAAGGTAGTCCTACACAAAAGTTGCCCTCTATTATATTACACACAATTTAATTCATTCCTGAAACTGTAAAAGTCAAACTACTATAATCTCATTGTTATGTTTCTATCGACATTCTAGatcatcaatacctagtatttaaaaaacataaCCATCATCATTTGAATGAAACATAAGCAACACCATCTTGAATACATGTGTCCAAACCTTATTAATATTTCTATTAAGTTTTGTTATAAGAAATAATGGTAATTCATTATTCCACGTTATTGCCATTAGTTTTCACGTAGTAGACTATTAATCTCAGTCTCTTTAATATATTAGAAATGTACTCATCTGTCGCATATGTATACCCTCATTGACTaaaaacacgggttttaagaaaaatgaaatATAGTACACGGAAaattggaatatagtacattgataattgatttgtaTGAGAATGTGAAATACAGTACATAGAAaagggaatatagtacatgaagaattgaaatatagtacatggagAAGTTTTGTTGGGTTTTCAAGCATTTTAAATTAATATAGCACATGGAAAAGTGGAAAACTTAATGGCCAAAAGTagaaacatgactataattttgggactctcaaaatagaaatagaacaataaaaatgggacggagggagtaccaaaaATTAGGATCAATACTAAACTTGATTATGCCTAAACAACCGTCCCCTACTTCATCTTCCCCATTCTTCAACTTCCCATTAACTCTCcaaccttaattattttcaatgtcatTTTAATTCAATTCCCAAATCTTCTACCCTTCTCATGTAGCATTCATTCAAAATTTAACCTCCCACTAATATACTCTTTGACTGGTCCGTTTTTAAACAGTACGAGATTATAGGGTCAACATTTCGATTGTTTATTTTCAGGTATGCAATTCAAGTTGTAGTACCCcctctatctctctctctctctaagtaaattgttcttgatttttctaaattttgggatgctcaaaataaaaaaactggACTATAGAAATGAGACGAAGGGAGTACCAAAAATTAGGATCGATACTCAACTTGATTATGACTAAACAACCGTCCCCTACTTCATCTTTCTCGTTCTTCATCTTCCCATTAACTCTCCAACCTcaattattttcaatgtcaatttaattcaatccccAAATTTTCTCTCAATCTACTGTAGCGTTCATTCAAAATTTAAACTTTCACTAATAGAGTTTTTGATTGATCCTATTTTAAACGGTAGGAGGTTATAGGGTgttttaattcaacatttctattgtttattttcatgcatgcaaTTCAAGTTGTAGTACCACCTCTCGCTCCCCCTCTCGCTCTCTAGGCACGCtattcttgatttttcttaagCATATTGGAAGTATGTTGTTTATTTTCTTGCTTAATTAGTTGTAATTGATTTTGCAGAGAAGGATAattaattagttgcaattcaTTTTGCAGAGAAGAAAAATCTTATAATGTATGTCTCCATGCAAATGATTAAAGGTAGGCAAATCGTCATCAACATTTTGAGACTTTTAGGTGGGttttatttggttatttttgttgttagagaacttacaattagttttagttctccaataagaaaagttttgtcaatatagtttaatagttagtaTTTGTAAAGCCCTTCCCTTAATTGGATATCATGAGTATAGTCGTACACTGTAACAGTTTTGTTTTATTGGTGGCAATAGGTGATTTAAAGTGGGTCTATTTTTTCAGGGGAGATGAACAAAAATGTAATGATTAAAAAGACAAGACTTCATAGGTCGTAAAGTTTTATTATtgtcatttggtttaaacaactTCTAACACCTGCTTAAAAGCAACATATTTCTAAACTCCATTACACTACCAACATATAACCAACCCGTTCATCGAACGGAcccaaaaactagtttaatATAAATAAGAAAGTATGTACTTTGTATACGAAAACAATATTATTAACTTAAGTCAAACGGAACAAattaaaacatataaaatagCTTTAGTCTCAAGGTGACCGAATAATAACGGTTTTAGACATGATGAACAATGTAAACATTATGTCGATATGGTATTATAAAAACACAATTAgaataaaaaatatcaaaaataaaagaaattacaataatattatttacgTTCATAAAACTACTATAAATGGGGATAAAAAACTAAGAGAATTCTTAAACAAAAAACATTGTATAcatcacatttacaaattaaGTGGAAATAGAAATTTGAGAagttttcctaaccaaaaaaatgAAGATCACTAACTCTCAGAAAATCAAGTTAGCATGTTCGTTCCTTATTGTAGCAGGTATGTAGCAGGTATAAAATATTGTCTCACTACTTTTTATGGTTTAAACATACCTTTGTTTcttaaacttattacacgagcctatgtcaaaaaaataaaaaattacacgGGTTCtaatgtaatatttaaccactaTTATATCTAATCAAGTATGTGAcattaaaaatattataaaatgtTGATATTCTTATTACATATCgaaaccaatctaacaagatattcTATGATaatgttttgatgtatataatagtgagaatttacagTTAAGTTTTTCATACTCTAAACACATATTACAAGGCATAAAATACTTTCAATAACGAAGATAGAATATTTTTACATATACGGAGTATCTGCATACGTTGCTATAGGCTAAAATTATTACTGTATTGGCTTTACTTTGCATTTCTCTTTGTAGCTGGTTTATGCTCTGAATTCTTTTGTACTACAGtatttaaacataaataaatgtaggctaaaattactatttttttcGTCAAAATATAACAAATAGTCTATACAATTTATGCACATCTGAAATAtctaatctatattattaaagcagaATGGTGAGAAAGGTGAGGGCTCCAAAACCCTAATCTTCAACTCTCATGCTTCTTATTCAAGAAAGTTTaggaaattaaaaaatcaataaaattaattGAATTCGAAAAAATCTCATGCATCGGTTATTTAAGGAAATAATTCTCACTCTATAATTTACTAGGTGCACTATTTAAGTCACTATtgctaaataaataaaaaaatttcaaaaaggaaatttaaataacaaaaacATAATGATTGACTATTGTCAAACTATTATTCAAACTGCTAAAATAAACGGGAAAAATTTGAAGGTTACAAAATTCATAATTTATTATTGTACAGTTAACTAATAGTataatgttttttatttttacaataAAAAACATCAGACAAATGTTTAAACCACAACATATACAGAGTAATAAGAAATTAAACTAGGATAAAAAAAACCATCCAAAACCCCCCTCCCCacccaaaaaaataaagaagataATGGTGTACGttacaatgttttttttttttgatgaaaaGGGTACGTTACATTAATTATTACAACCTCAACAAATAATATCAAttacataataaaataaaaaacacttTGTAGACCATTTATTTATTCcatatgaaaaaaaatattatgttaTACTATATGtgaaaatctgaaaaatgttggaaatataattttatttttactgcTTGATAAATATCAATCATTATTATATTCGATACGTTTCTAATATTAAATTGGAATTTAGGGTTGTATCATTCTCAAGGTACAATTATATACTATACATGGACATCTTAGCATAACAAGGTAGTTAATTTTTGAAGTTAATATGGAGGTATTAAATATTATGGAGTACATCATTTCTCTATAATCatcatttttaaataaattattaaattctagAGTCAATAAACTAAAAACAGGTGCCTAAATGGAATACGAAAAAAATAGACGGGACGGGGGAGTAACATCAAAATATAGTTACTGAAATTTAATCTTAAACAATAAATTGATACATAAATAAATGATCAAGTATTACAAAGAAAATATTACTTTTGTAAAAATCAACTCACATCCATGTAGTCATACAAAAATCAATTAATACAATCATTTCGATAAGTGTATTTACAGCTAGCTAAATATATAACATATTAGGCGTACTCGGGTGCACCGTGCATCCTCTCACATTTTCCACTTCATGTGAGGAAAAAACGTGAGAGAGACCAGAAATTGACATTAAAATACCCTTGGGTACACGGTGCACCTGGGtgtacctaataattttcaagctaaaaaggctaaaaattaaattaaaatgaaataccAAGCCTCAACAAGCGTTTTAATTATCTAAcattatttaaaatattaattatcagtagcataaatttatataaattgatttataaatttcataACATAACTAGtccaaattatattattattattattattgtcaaCGAGCATAATGTTTattattattggaggaaagttgaatcaatattattttttcctttatggtatgcttttatttatgtattattataactttttaatctgataataaatttaaataatattgatgaatagacttctaatgttagtccaTTTCTAATGTTAATATAATAAATTGTAAGTacgaatgttaattaaaataataatacatggtcaATAGACTAATTAATATAAGAAGtccatttaaaaaaattatactcaATTCAAACTATGATGCATTTATGTTCTGCTACTTTCGAAAATCAGTCTTGGGTCAGTCATTTCGGGTTTTGTTAACTTTATTAGACCGGTCTACAAGTACACAACTATAGTCCTTAACTTCATActgtaatatgcaaatttagttcgtTTGAATATGTTTTtatacacaactttgaatttatatttttttcttatatcCTTTTTAATTCCATATTTTCCTAATATCATAAGTCTTTTACTTGATTACTATTGAAATAACTTATTTTCGTAGTAACCTTGCATTAAACCAGACCTGATCTagtatgataataataatagaaaCTTTGgtctttcatttttaattttttcttctTAGTGTTGCTGCAAATCCTTGCGATGAAAGTGGAAGCGGGGTGTTCAGGTGCAGTGTGTCCACCTGCGTGTCCTTCACCATGTGTTTGTGGATTTACCGATGGCACACTAAAAAGGTGTTGCAACATCTATGACGCTCCATGTGATCCTTTAGCACCAACATACGAGTGTTGTGATACACTTACATGTCTTCAAGTTACACCCGGAGTATTTAAATGCAAAGAAAAATGTGAAGACCACCCAAATCATGAATGTTATCCTGGCCTTTACGAATGTTGTGAAGATTCCGGTCTTTCATGTGTTTCGATGGGTGGTGATACATACAACTGCGTTTAAGTGTGAAGTCAACACAATTGCCATTTTTCATACACCTCATCAACCCATGAAAATGGATATGGTCTACGTAACTTTTAATTCGATGTTcttttatgtgttttttttttgttaatgacGTGTGCTTTGTGTGATTTCCTTCGCTTTTTATTTTCACAGTTTGTGGTTGGATTGGAAAACTTTGTAACTTCTGATTGTGTTATCAATACTTAACATTTACTAGATCTGCGGACTGCGGACTAGAAATAGTTGAGTTGTATTTTAAAACGAGTGCATTATAAAAACTTTCATTTTAATTTGTTGCAAGTCACAATTAAACAATTCCGATTTTTTAATGtagctaatttttttttgacatacggAATGTTGATATTTGTAGggtaaaaaaaattcacaagAGAGTTATAATTTGTAAATAGTTATGATATTATATGAAATCTATTGTCGACTGACGACTCCACGTGGAGATAAATAAACATATACTTGTACTTCAAATCAATTACTCAATAAATGAACAAGCAGAATGTATTTAAGTTTGTGCCGGAAATTTCAGAAACTTTACGTAGAAATAAATACGACATAAAGCTTATAATTTTTTGATACCTTTTTATCCACGGAAATGAATGACACTTAATAATTTTAACATCGTTTTGTTTCAAGATTTCTTTTAGATTTGCTCATGCATATTGTTAGACGTTTCGGCTCCCTGATATACTAGACTGGATAATATTTGCATGCAAACCATATGAAGAGAACATTTCGATATTTGGATTCTCGATAATACtttctgttttttttaaaggaaaatttggtaatattaatccaacctttggccgattttcttttattaatcccacctacgacatattttttaataatcccacctttactacccgacaacttttattgggcttaagtggccggtaatcggtgaaaaagtcaacgagatggtgatgaattgatgatgatgactgaatatatcgagagagagtactgccatgtagagaaataatgccgcttacaacagttttatgacctgttgggcccaataaaagttgttgggtaataaaggtgggattattaaaaaatatgtcgtaggtgggcttaataaaagaaaatcggtcaaaggttggattaatattaccaaattttccctTTTTAAATGCATCACTTGCATGGACACCTAGCTTTATAGGTGTCCATTCAAGTGATGATTCGTAAGTGCTAATTTGATGGCACAGACGCTCAAACAAAGGGCTTAGATTAGTAAAATTAAAGCTACAAGAAAGTTTGACTGACGAAAAAACCAAATGCACGAACAAGCCACAAAAGGACTTGCAAGTGCTTGAAATTAGCAGCGCACAACAAGAATGCGCTAGAAAATTCTGGCGCTGCTCATCCCACCGTTAGAAATTTGTTGGCGCCTCCTGGTTCAGTTCCTGTAAATAACTTCTAAATATTTGTGACTTAAAAAAATGGATTCGTAAAGTAGTTATTGTTCCTCTAATAACACTTATGTTTGGCATAGCACCATTCAGGCTGAAATAATTTCGACGTTCACCTAAGCTAAGTTTTCGAAAATCTCTTTTACAAGAATCCTTTCGAGTCTAGACCAAAATTTTGTCCAGAGTAAAATCCGTTATCCTGAAATAgatgtcttatgcatagggtcACTTCCGTTGCTTGGTGTCGGGTTGGAGGTCCAAGATTAACGCGTCTTGAGTCTTCCACCCTAATTGCTAGTCCGATTGCAGAAATTGTAACTCCTGTCTCCACCCGTCATTCTACTTTTCTAGGGTACCTAATATTTCAGCCTAAGTTCTCTCCTGCACCAACCAACAACATGTCGCTCGAAGATCTCCACGCACAGCTAAAACAAATGGCTATCGCTATGGAGCAACTCCGCATAGAAAACCAAAATCTAGAAGCTACTCAGGTccaaaatgacctcgataatgaAATGAAGAACGAGAAAATGGTCCTTTAGCAGGCTATGGGAAGCAAATACTTCTCGCTCGATCCTCAAACTACCATAAAAGTTCAATTCGTCTGATTTTCCCAAGTTTAAGGTAACTCATAACCCCATGAACCACTTGTTATGATTTTTGTGCACGATGAATCTCAAAGACGTGGACAAGTCTATGTACTTATCAGCCTTCCCTCTGTCCCTGGAATGAACTCCACTTTAGTGGTTtttatcaccaggaccctaaaaccttccccacttgggaagattTCACCAATATCTTCATCCGGCAGTACTCGTCTAACATCAAACTAAAGTAGGAAATAAAAAGGGGCACAAGAAACCCAAAACATCCTACAACTCTACTCCAACTCTTCGGGATCTTCAAACAAAGCTTTGTGAAGGTTGGAACACGCTAGAGTTACACCAAAAGACTCTTTCACCACCCCCGCATCAATATCCATAAAAGCACCTGGTTCTGGTAGGCCTATTTCCATGGATGCCAAGGCCTCGGTCATCTTCTCAACATTTATATCAATCAACGTACCAACTCCAGATGCAGAAATCTCAAAAGGTGCACTGTAACTAGAGGCTTCAACTACTGCACTTGCAGAAGTAGGAGACCTCTTAGTCCACTTCTTCCTTTTACCTCTCTCACGACGACGACCCTTAACCGGGTCTATTACCGAAGTCTTCTTGGGCGCGGTTACACCACGCTCAATAGGCTTCTTGCGAGACCTAGTATTGGCATAAGGATGATTAGTTCTACGCTTCTTGTGTATCTTCCTTTTCTAAGGTGTAGAGCTGGCATCACAAGACCTTGGAACCATCTCCCGCTCATACATATATAGGTATGTTTTGCGACCGCAACAGCTAAGTAGCTTCACCATAACGACCTTTAGTTCTCTCTGCAACATCTTTTGAGCTCATCCAAAGCTTATAATTTTCAGATATAGTAATATTCCCATCCGCGGTGACATCCCAATGGGGTAGACTTTCATAATATTCTGCCACCCCAAGGGATGTGCCGCGGGGAAAAAGTTGTTCCTGGTGGACTGGTATCCGTAAAAGGGATAGTCTGCCGCATACCGTACAACCTCATAACCCGatacaaaaacaaaaaggtTGGATGAGTCAACCCTACAAGCCTTGTGAAACCAATACATTCTGCCCCGCCTATCATTGATTGTAGACCCCACCACGGGTTTACCCACTTAACAGAACAAAGACCATGAGTAAAATATGAGGACTACTCAGCCTTGTTCTCTTCTTGGTGCAGATATTACCTGTTGCCAAGAGCCGGGGGACAGTAAGTCCTAAGATCAAATGGGGCCTCTAAGAGGCTCAGCCGCTCCATaagccaaatctgaaaatacaaAACACGAATCAATCACACAACACTCGCAAATAAGTCGCAAAATCAAAACGTGAACGAAACGAGCAAACACGAACAAAATACAGCGTTGGAAAACTCCAGCGCACAAGGAAAGAGCTCTAGAAAATTCTAGCTCAAACAACCTGTGCGCTGAAAGTCACCAGTACTTCAACTATTTCCCAACCGGCCAAGCGCTAAATAATTTTTGGCGCAGAATTAGGGGCCACAATTTTGTAGTGCTCACCCTGCTTTAAATAAATTTATGCAAAAAATATGTATATATAAAAAATGTATGTATAAAATACGAATGATTAACCACAATAACAAGGGGATACCACCAAAAGTCTCGAAATTTGCATCCTTCTTTAGCCCATCCGCACAAAGTATAGTCCCGGAAACGACTATGGGCATAAGGGAgtactgtaggggaatacagttaaacctACATAACATGtacggaacatccccaaagccaggaaacatgtataaagcacagtttaagcaaacttacattccaagcgtgttttcccgagtattgtaTCAACAAACACGAACAATGAACTCCACTTGtagttcctctatttggttcaccgacacattcagatccgtcttgattattgtagcttagacaacgaacaagatttttgcttttcgggatgaacaatTTTTCAGAgaaaaaactgaagaacgtaatttaggaattaggtttaggtttgATGGAAAACTAAATGTTGGAGTGTatgcaaaaatataataacctaattattacattagtgtaaccgg
This Spinacia oleracea cultivar Varoflay chromosome 6, BTI_SOV_V1, whole genome shotgun sequence DNA region includes the following protein-coding sequences:
- the LOC130462789 gene encoding uncharacterized protein — its product is MKITNSQKIKLACSFLIVAVLLQILAMKVEAGCSGAVCPPACPSPCVCGFTDGTLKRCCNIYDAPCDPLAPTYECCDTLTCLQVTPGVFKCKEKCEDHPNHECYPGLYECCEDSGLSCVSMGGDTYNCV